cgctattagttggaatcgactcgacagcaatgggtttggttttttttttaatactgaatcagaatctacattttaacaagatcctcaggtgattcttacgtataagtTCCTGGGAACTTACtaaaaatgcaaactctcagcaggggtttaTATGTGATATCCTTGcaaaaaagatgaataaattataGGCTGAATGCTAGGTGAGAAAGCTGCTTATTAAATAATCAATGTTAACTTAGAGAGTTTCAACTCAAATGAAATCATTCACACTGGTTGAAATGAAATATGTTGGTATTCAAAGCTATGTCCTCCTGGCTCCTGATAAAGAACTATGCCCTGCTCAGTATTTTCTGTTAAAAACTTGTTTTTTAAACTATCAGAAAGTACTTATTCCCTATTAGTGGGGATATTCATTTTTAGGCTATGCAATGGCCTATCCCCAGTTTCAAAAGGCAGTTAATTATCTGGGTAACTTTTCCACCATGGGAAGATTAAGGAAGAGAAAACATACTTGATGGGGTGGGtgtctgtgtgtacatgtgtgtataaacccaaaaaccaaacccatagccgtcaagtccatttcaactcatagtgaccctataggacagagtagaactaccccatatggtttccaaggagcagctggtaaatttgaactgctgaccttttggttagcagctgagctcttaacctctgagccaccagggctccaacgtgTATGTATAGGGAGATAATGTAATACTCCATCTACCCCAAGCGCCTTTTAACAACATTTTCATACTGTCGGCAATTTATTTGAGCTTTAAAAGCACTAGAAAGGTATTGTGATGCTATTTTTTAAGATGACAACTTGGATAAGAAGAGCCAACATCATATCCAACCATCTCTTAGCTCTAGACAAAAAGCATAGGGATAGAGGCCTcgggaaggagagagggatttTGCACAAAAGAGATTACATCTGACACCATAATCAAACACCTTCTCCCAATTTCTCTGAATCACTATGTTCATCAGGATGCTCCCTCCATCTCACTTCTCCCAATGTGCTTCCTTTGGGGGTTAAAAATTAGCAAAaaataaagtgtaaaaaaaaattttttttaagtatcaaaaGGTGCTATCTTCAAAAGATTTGAAGCATGGCAAAAAACCAAGAACAAATGATTCATTTCATtcactgggtgcccaaagtcacCCAGTAGTTTGAGATTACTGTCCAAACAAAGCAGCCAACATTCAAATTCCCAAAGATACTGTATATTCTAAGGAACCCATGAAACTGTATTGCTCTCATCCCCAAAGGGTGATAAACATGGAACAACCTTTAAATGTTAATGGCCACTAACCTCTAGATAATTACTTTTTGGAACATCATTCTTTCAGAATCAACATTAGGAGAGCACTCACTAAAAAAAAGTAGCACTATAatgaactggagccctggtggcacagtggttaaaagctttgttactaaccaaaaggctggcagttcgaatctaccagtggctcctcagaaaccctgtggggaagttctattctgtcccatgggttgttatgagttggaattgatagcaatgggtttggttttgtaatgAATTACTGGAATAATATTTCCCGTGAATAAAAATAACCAGCCAAGCCTTAAGAgagtatttaaataaataaaaataaaatgcaaagaaCAGAACTAATAGACTATTATTTTGTAAAAATTCATATTTCTTAAGTTTTTGGAATTTCCTCAAGACATATGCTCTGCTTCCTTAAGCCTATAGATGATCAACTCTACTTTTAAAAACTGGTATTATACATTAATGGTAAGAACTCAAGttatttctacttaaaaaaactTCATCTAAGAGTTGCTTTGATATCTCAAACCAGATTTCAAACATTTCAAACACAAAAATGCTACCATCTTCACAGAAGCCAATTTATAAAATGCTTAGATAAAATGACCTGTCAATTAAACCCAATACTAAAATATTgcataaaaagaaggaaaatttcgGACAGACCTAGGCTAAAAGGCTACGTTATTGCCATACACAAATCTGAGCTATCTATAACGCATGGGAAAAAGACTATTATGTCTCTCAAACAGGATCTGATACACTGATCTGAGACATACCAAGATCTGGCAGTTGTCATAACAAAAACAATATAGAAGTCTCTCAAATCAGAGTATTTTTATGCAGCCTACATAATCTGATTCTGATATTAATTCAAAAATCTACTCGGTAAAAGTAATAAAGGTGATCACCTATTTAAATGTCTTTGACTGTTGCTGTTCATGATATTTACAATGAGCACTATTTGTTTCAGTTCCTTTCAGGATTATTTACCTCCATAGTTAGTTCTGATTCATTTGTGTTTCTGCCCGGAATACTTTAAAGTAAATCTAAACAAAACTGTGAAAAACTTGAACACAATTCTTTATTTAAAGTGCCTTTATGGCAAAGATTGAGAACTGATAGTATTTTAAGTCTCCCCTTGTATTCAGTATTAGGAAAAGCTGTATCAAATGCTTTATGAAAACTATACTGCTAACTATTGCTAATATGCTAAGTACAATATACACCTGTCATAGCACTAACAAAGATACCTACTTCTCTAAGTAAAAGTCACAAAAGTCGAAGATAATGCATAAAGCAcacatttttaagtaaaaaattttaattgggaAATAAATATAAGTAACTAAGATAAAGAAGAGCTCTATAAAacgtatttaaaaattaaaaaaaaaacatttactatGTTTCCACATGTCATTTCTACTACTAAGACACGTGAATTGTCAGAACTAGAAAAACCATATTGCTATACAGAAGAGAAATAAAGTGGGGTTTTAAAATTCTTCTTATTTTGGAGGTTTTTTTTAAGAGTTGGGAAAATCATTATGTTAAACCTAAAATTTTACCTAAAGCCTTAATTTTAGCTGTAATAAAAATGCTATGAACAGATGGTTATAAATAGATACAGAAAACGTGGGGGATAATAAACAAAGCAGAATTCATGGTTACCATATTTACACATACTCTTTGTTGTGTTTCAGTGCCACATGATCTGATTCAAAGTAATAAACATCAGGATCATCGTCTTCCTCTTCTGCAATGTGCTGACTGGCACTCTCTTTGGCAGATGGCAAATGTCCAATATTGAGTCTTGCCTCTGAGGGCGGCTTACTTAGTCCTTCACTTCCATAATCTTCAGAGTCACAACATATCCCTTTTTCATTCTGGGAAATTTCATCAGGATTTGTGTGAGACTCACTTATATTATCACTAACAGCTGCATTTGTTTCATTGGGACTAAGATTATTCTCCTCAAATTGTCCATTTTCTCTGCAAGGAGAACTGTTTTTACTGGGACTACCTCTGGCAGGGGCCGCCCTTCGTGGTGAAGCTCTCAGGGTATAGCGATGTTCTTGAGGTTCTGATAAAGACATCATTTGAGCTGAAACGCAGTCTAGAACAGAGGATGGTTCTGGTTCTCCAGAGACTGGAACATTCTCAAGACTTGTGTCCAGGACGTTACTGATGTTTTCATTACATCGCTCTTTTGAGGCACTGCTATCTCCCACCACATCTACTTCCTCCTCAGAATCCCTTACAGATGACTGAATTTCAGAAAAGGGCCCTGTAGCTGGCTCAGCAGTCAGCTGGTTAGCATGTTccgcaggcaggcaggcagctaCTATTTTGTGGTCCTCCAACTTTACCTGCACTTCTGAATTTGTGCAAGGCACGTTATGGTCTATATAACTGTCCTCCTTCCTATCAAGGAACATTGAAGTCTGGGTATCCGAATCCCCATTTTCAGCTACTGATTTTTCCTGCAACACATAGGAACCAGTGCTATTTCGTTTAGTGTTCCCATCAGGCTGACAGTCATCACAGTTTATAACAGCTGAATCACTGTCATCAACACCATTGACAGCCAAATAGCCTGTGATTTCTTCAACTACTGCAGATTTAAGTGGCCCTTCCTCACTGACATTCACctttttaatttcccttttctCACAATCATCCAGTATAAGACATCGACAAGCTCTTTTAGTCCCTTGAAAATCTGCATCATTGTCCACTACTGTGCTCCTCTGTTCTACTGACTCCTTGTCTGATTTTATAGGTGAATCTTCTTCTGAACTGTTTGGTGCTTCAGATCTAAGACAACGcttaattctttttaaaactgGAGAAACAGGTTCTGTTTGCCTTCGCTCACAATTTTCTACAGCCTGCCTTTCTATGTTATCCTTTTCTGAAGAAGAAAGTCCTCTTTTCCTAGGGCTTACCCATGATTCTCGAGCACTTTGCTGTTTTAAATCAGTGGTTCTtccattattatttcctttctgaatTTGCACAGGCTCTGGTCTCTTCTTTGGTGATCTTGATCGTACTTGGGAATGAGAAGAGATTTCTTCAGGGTGAGCAATGCTACGATTCCTTAAAGTTCTACCACAAAAAGATTCATCCAAGCCGTTTAACCCCACTGTTGATCTTGTAACACGAGTAGATCGGGAAGCAGCCATACTATGGCAAGTCCCTACAATACGGTCATCATGATCCACTCATTGGGAAACCttcaaaaatgtaaacaaaataatGAGAAAAAGGTAATAGTTAATATACCTAAAACAAAAGTATAAAGCTATAATTTTTTAATCCAAGTAAAGCCAATATTAATAAATTTCATGATATAATTCATTTTACTAACATTCccaataattatattaataacAACTAACACTTACATAGCACTTAATATGTTCTAAGAACCATTCCATGTGCTTTACATACAATAACTCACTTAAGTCTCACAACAACTCCctactttaaaaagagaaaattgagaCCCAGATAGTTTACATAACCTGTCTAAAACCACACAGCTGTTAAGTGGCAGGGCTATAGAGATCTTACTCTTATCCTGCCTTGCTGTATATCTGTCTCTCAGATACACAAGCAATGAGTGCCCAGAAAAGATCTATTTCAAAGATGGGATTACATCTtggttattaaaataataatcttGAGCTATTATGGCAGCTATATTATAGAAACTAGCcccaaaatttttcattttctcccaaAACGTTCCTGGGAGGTAGAAAGGTACactctgctttttaaaatcaCTCTTATTAAAATGAGTTTCAGGTAAAATCCCTTAACAACAAACTATGTGgcatcaaaaaaatttttgttgcaGTGGAATTTTTGTAACTATGTAGATGGATCCAGTTTGCACTGGCAAACAGCAGAGCCAAGCCTCCCTAGTCTCTAGAAGTGAAACCATAAATTATCAAGTAAAAGGAAGTATCTAAAGAGGATAGATGAAAATGAGAAAGAAGCTCTAAAGCAAATACGTATATTTAAGAAATCAGGAGACACGTATAACCCCACCCTTTCCTTCTTTGAACttctgtgtatctgtgtatgcTACTGTTTTAATGAGTGGTTTGGGAGATGAGCAGGTTTTCTAGTGTGGATGTTTGGTGTTTCAAGGACAAAAATGGGAGGGAAATCGAAAAGTGACCTGATTGATCCATTTGGATAAACTCCTCTTTGAGTAGTTTAGTGATATTTTCAaaggtctctcccatctcccatAAAGGAGCTATTAACATTTCAAGTGTCCATTTCTCTGCTCCTCTTCTATGTAGCGTTCACAAGATGCTTTGTTACTTACTGCCTAACTTGGAATGGGGTTCAGGATGGTTAGAGAAAGAGGTTAATAATGGCTGTGGTGCAAAGCTTCACAGTACCCTCCTCCTCCCTTTCGCCATCTTTCCCTCAGCCTCCCTCTGGAGTATAATCCTCCAAAAGCCATTCTACCCCTCCAAATCAAACACAGTCTCTCCTTTGCCTCATTAGAAGTATCTAATAGTGGAAAGGCTATGAAGAACTATGGAAGACAAAGCAACACGctaccacattttttaaaaaagagacatTAAAGAAAACTGACTAGCTGTTCCTGCCTACAGACAACTGAAGTGAGAAAGTGTCCTGTAAAATATGTAAGTTGGTTAAGCTGAGTTTTGTTTCAGAgcatggcaaattttttttttttttaatttttaaaaccttaCAAGATACACAAAACTAGTTCTGAGAATTCCATAGCGATCAATGAACAGTAAGTACAAGACACTGATCCAAACTTAGGAACATATTTTTTACTGTAATCTTTTACTGTTTTGGTATTCATTTGAGCAACCTGACTTGTAATTCTCTTTTGCTAAAATCTTGTAATCAAGCTTACACTGTACATATTTTTATTCACAGGTAACAAACTGTATTTCCTATAGATTTCTTTTAGTTATAAAATGTTTATGTGAAATTTTGAATGATGTTTCAAAAGGGCAAACTGAAAAGATTTAAAGCAATTTATTTGTTTTCATGTCTGGACCTCTCAAATTTGAagattattgatttttaaatattaaatacctATGTAAATGTACAAAGGAAACATAATAACTAATTTTACGagtaaactttatttacaaactttaacatcaatatttttaaatgtatacctTAGTTATATTCATAATTTAAATGTATGGTTCAACAATAATATTAGTAAGAGTAAAAGCTTATAAACACAAAAAAGAATCTGtgattctttactttttaaaacacaaaatcaatTAAGGGCATAAAAACTTCTTATATGATTCTTAACTCTAATAACAAGCATTCCTAGcccttcttttctttccacaTCAAACTGAGTAAGAGCGAAATCTCTGCCTTGTGGCATAAACTTTCTAAGGAGAGGCTACTTTGGATGCAACAGATCTACTGGTGGTAGTAACAACAGTACCCAGAACTGCTTATAAAGACTGTGTGTGTTTATTCCctatacatcattacataataccACCTATAATGGTGGCCTGTTTTATCTCTTCACCATTTCAgtgattaaaatataaaaatacggattaatgcaaaagattaaacctttttttatttcttttgcccaaaaatgtttttattccatTTGACAACTACAAAGTCCAAGTTTTAGGGTTCTCAAGTCCTGTGCTATTAGCTCATATTTAAAGTGAATCTGTCTTATAACAAGAACCCTTTTGATACCTCACACTTTTGGAACTTAAAACATGGCCAAAAATTAGTATCATGGGTATCGCCTGTAATCAGATTCCTAGGTGATTCATACGCACATTAAAATTTAAGACATACTGCTTTAGACTACTGTACCCAAACATcgttttaataaaataatacagtCATTAAGTTTCAAACTAAATTAGTCCTATTGATTGTATACCTTTTAATTCCTTACTTAATcctaacaataaaaaatttaaaataaagccATGATTCATCTGGCTAAGGAAGTACCAAATAGAGGACTATTTGAAAATCTCTTAGCTGAAATTAACGTACTATATGCACTTAACGTAATAAATTGGTTAAAACCGTAAAGGTTAGCattgaataaaattttaatacttcttcttttgatatttttttcttccgttctaaTCTTTTCCTTCACATCTTTTCTATTTTGGATAGACATATATAAAGATACATACATTTATAGCTATCTAATAAAGTACAAAATTCAACGATCATAAAGGAACTTAAAATGTCCAGATTATCTCAACCAACTCGCCACACTGTtttgtcatgcttggcaaagtattaCAGACTAAAGCAGTTGTCTTCCTCATTTTAGTTGCATAAAACATAGTTACTGAAGAAATCCAGTAAAGAGGTTTGGAGCACAAAATTATATTCCTGCCAAATAAAAAGATGCTAGAGGAATAGAAATGAATTCATTTACAAACTAAGTATCTCAGAAAATACTCCTGCTGGTTAACAAAGCAGGAGGCATGTGGTGAAAATCTTGGCCAGCATCATTTGGAACTGAAAATCCAATCACTCTAGTTTTTGAATTAAGGAAAACCATTATCTAACACATTCATATGGGCAAAACCCAACCTAGTATCTGAACTGAAGTTTTACTATACATGATCCACGAATAATGAGCAGAACTTTCTAGAACAGAGAGGGAAGAGAATATGATCAATCACCAGAGTTGAACAGactcctttcctctcttctccaCTCTAATAAGTTTTCATCCTATTAGATAGAGGATGTGTCTGAAAAGAGCCAGTCAACCAAATTTCAGTCTGCCCATCCATATTAAGCCCAAAATTCTATCTAAAACTCCAACATTCCATCTCCTTATTTACTGCTGAGCTCCCCACTCCCAAATCTGAATTTACTTTTACCTCAAATCTAACTACATGATTCTGAAACAATACCTATGAATATCTGAATCAGTTACTATGTTCCAAATCAGAATAAACTCACACCCCCTGTGATCACATCTACAGGACTGCAACAGTAAGAACTGAAAATGGTAACAAGTATTGAACTAAAAAGATCACATCTACAGAGCTGCAACAGTAAGAACTGAAAAGGATAATAAGTATTAAACTAAAAAGATTACATCTACAGAGCTGCAACAGTAAGAACTGAAAAGGATAATAAGTATTAAACTAAAAAAGCCCTTCTAATAAAATATTGCTCCAGCTattacttaaggaaaaaaaaaaaaaaaccctcaaaaacaGATTTCAAAGACACTTTGAAATCTATAACCTTTTATTCCTGCTACAATTACCAAAGTGATATGAGAAAAAGAGAATTGAGGagctggcaattccctgttgacaTCAATGTTCTAGCTGATACATAATATTCAGTTTTATGAAATGAACAATGTTTAGGAAACTGGTCATGATACCCATTTATATATTCACATAGAAAAaccaaagtgaaaggaaaaaaaagcaagaacaaCTGGGAAGTGTCGCCAACATGATTCTTTTTCTAGTTGTCTAGAATATAAAACTTCTTACAATCTTCCACTGTTTGGGAGGGACCCCCCAAACATTTAATAATATTAAGACTATGCTTAtcatatattttaaagaattactTCAGTTGTGCAATTACCATCATACTTAAAGGTTAAAAGTAGGAGAATGAAACCTGGAAATCCACCTATGCCATTCAACTTAAGGTTCTTAATATTCGCCTCTTTGAAGTCTGGGAACTCTATTATTTACTGTCTTACCTAAAAAGATCTTTCTTGCCTACTAAGAGTGGTGGACAGATGACAGATAGAGCTGCATGAATACATAAAGACAACTGAGGAAAAAACAGAAGTCAAAGAATTTCATAACGCCCACTGAGTCAAAAATACTTAAGGTGGTAACGCCCTAAAGATTCCAATGTACTCAATCACTGCGTTTAACCTGTTGAGAAAACAGTAGGAAAATATTTCATCCCCTAACCCATTCCCTATAGCTCCACACTCCTATAAACAGCCAGCAGAAGACCAAGTACAGAAAAATAACAAGCCCCCCACCCAAAAATCAAACTGTAGTTGTCTTTACTACTCGCAAAACTAAATGACTTACCTGTACAACCAAAGATCTATCATTGTGGAAATATTATCTCTTTTCTTTATATCCTGAAGGAGTTGGAGCTATGATCTAGAATAAAGCTTAAACATCAGGGTTTCAGACTTTCAGCTTCAGCCATGGAGAATACTAGAACCTCTTAaattcctttctttaaaaaaaaaaaaaaaagaattaaagaaaaaaaaaataacttatgCTAATAGATTTACCCCTTCTATAATAAGAGGAAATAGCAGGTAATAGGATATATGTtcatagtgacatctttggtaCTTCCTGGTAACTACGTaaccttaggaaaccctggtagtgtagtggttaagagctacggctattaaccaaaaaggctgcagttcatatctaccaggtgctccttggaaaccctacagggcagttctactctgtcctctacattgataatgagtcggaatcaactcgattgcaGTGGGTTTTTGATGTAACCTTAGAGATACTAAGAATCTGGAATAGGATTTTTACAaacccaacaaaaacaaaccaaaaagagtTTGAAATACACCAAACcagacaccaaaccaaacctgttgccactgagccaattctgactcataacgaccctataggacagagtagagctaccccatagagtttccagggagtggctggtggatttgaactgccaaccttttggttagcacccgtagctcttaaccatgccaccagggctcctgagatacACAAATACTTTACAACTATTcaacatcactatgagtcaaaatgtgACTCAGTTATTTTCTAAAGTTTGCTCTAGGACAATTTTTTTAGGTGACCCAAAGATTGCCCTTGATAAGACTTTTCAGAATCTATAATCTCCTACTCTTACACTAGAGGCCTTCCCAAAATTTGGACTTGCAAGTATGCAAAACTGGGGACTAAACAACAAAAATCATTTAGCTTATATACACTGAAGAATCAACCAAGTCTTCTATAGTTACAGGATAACCTAGATGCTTATTAAAGTGCTACAAGACTCAATTATAAAAGGTAATTTCTATTATTCTTGCCACACAGGTTTTCAACAAGGACAGAAACAATAAGGATTTTCTGTTTTAGTACCCAGATAGCCAGAAATTTTAATTAACCTAATTACATTCTATTCTTTGGACAGTCTAGTTAATTACAGTTTTACTTTATAATAATATAATGTGATATACTTTTCAGAGAATGTACAATCTGGTTAATTGAATTATTATGAGTCTCCA
This DNA window, taken from Elephas maximus indicus isolate mEleMax1 chromosome 3, mEleMax1 primary haplotype, whole genome shotgun sequence, encodes the following:
- the ZZZ3 gene encoding ZZ-type zinc finger-containing protein 3 isoform X1, with the translated sequence MAASRSTRVTRSTVGLNGLDESFCGRTLRNRSIAHPEEISSHSQVRSRSPKKRPEPVQIQKGNNNGRTTDLKQQSARESWVSPRKRGLSSSEKDNIERQAVENCERRQTEPVSPVLKRIKRCLRSEAPNSSEEDSPIKSDKESVEQRSTVVDNDADFQGTKRACRCLILDDCEKREIKKVNVSEEGPLKSAVVEEITGYLAVNGVDDSDSAVINCDDCQPDGNTKRNSTGSYVLQEKSVAENGDSDTQTSMFLDRKEDSYIDHNVPCTNSEVQVKLEDHKIVAACLPAEHANQLTAEPATGPFSEIQSSVRDSEEEVDVVGDSSASKERCNENISNVLDTSLENVPVSGEPEPSSVLDCVSAQMMSLSEPQEHRYTLRASPRRAAPARGSPSKNSSPCRENGQFEENNLSPNETNAAVSDNISESHTNPDEISQNEKGICCDSEDYGSEGLSKPPSEARLNIGHLPSAKESASQHIAEEEDDDPDVYYFESDHVALKHNKDYQRLLQTIAVLEAQRSQAVQDLESLGRHQREALKNPIGFVEKLQKKADIGLPYPQRVVQLPDISWDQYTNSLGNFEREFKNRKRHTRRVKLVFDKVGLPARPKSPLDPKKDGESLSYSMLPLSDGPEGSNSRPQMIRGRLCDDTKPETFNQLWTVEEQKKLEQLLLKYPPEEVESRRWQKIADELGNRTAKQVASRVQKYFIKLTKAGIPVPGRTPNLYMYSKKSSTSRRQHPLNKHLFKPSTFMTSHEPPVYMDEDDDRSCFHSHMNTAVEEASDEESIPIMYRNLPEYKELLQFKKLKKQKLQQMQAESGFVQHVGFKCDNCGIEPIQGIRWHCQDCPPEMSLDFCDSCSDCLHETDIHKEDHQLEPIYRSETFLDRDYCVSQGTSYNYLDPNYFPANR
- the ZZZ3 gene encoding ZZ-type zinc finger-containing protein 3 isoform X2; this translates as MAASRSTRVTRSTVGLNGLDESFCGRTLRNRSIAHPEEISSHSQVRSRSPKKRPEPVQIQKGNNNGRTTDLKQQSARESWVSPRKRGLSSSEKDNIERQAVENCERRQTEPVSPVLKRIKRCLRSEAPNSSEEDSPIKSDKESVEQRSTVVDNDADFQGTKRACRCLILDDCEKREIKKVNVSEEGPLKSAVVEEITGYLAVNGVDDSDSAVINCDDCQPDGNTKRNSTGSYVLQEKSVAENGDSDTQTSMFLDRKEDSYIDHNVPCTNSEVQVKLEDHKIVAACLPAEHANQLTAEPATGPFSEIQSSVRDSEEEVDVVGDSSASKERCNENISNVLDTSLENVPVSGEPEPSSVLDCVSAQMMSLSEPQEHRYTLRASPRRAAPARGSPSKNSSPCRENGQFEENNLSPNETNAAVSDNISESHTNPDEISQNEKGICCDSEDYGSEGLSKPPSEARLNIGHLPSAKESASQHIAEEEDDDPDVYYFESDHVALKHNKDYQRLLQTIAVLEAQRSQAVQDLESLGRHQREALKNPIGFVEKLQKKADIGLPYPQRVVQLPDISWDQYTNSLGNFEREFKNRKRHTRRVKLVFDKGLPARPKSPLDPKKDGESLSYSMLPLSDGPEGSNSRPQMIRGRLCDDTKPETFNQLWTVEEQKKLEQLLLKYPPEEVESRRWQKIADELGNRTAKQVASRVQKYFIKLTKAGIPVPGRTPNLYMYSKKSSTSRRQHPLNKHLFKPSTFMTSHEPPVYMDEDDDRSCFHSHMNTAVEEASDEESIPIMYRNLPEYKELLQFKKLKKQKLQQMQAESGFVQHVGFKCDNCGIEPIQGIRWHCQDCPPEMSLDFCDSCSDCLHETDIHKEDHQLEPIYRSETFLDRDYCVSQGTSYNYLDPNYFPANR